One region of Takifugu flavidus isolate HTHZ2018 chromosome 14, ASM371156v2, whole genome shotgun sequence genomic DNA includes:
- the LOC130537039 gene encoding stromal interaction molecule 1-like isoform X6: MESVCSWLVCACTLCVLFVGADSSLDVGDHAHLDHQHTHLVSPSNTASGLCLIDQLLCQDENALLSFEAICSIHKLMDEDDDGTVDMTETDEFLREDLKYHDSKAKHSSFHRVDLHISLEDMWFSWKSSEVYNWTLQQVEDWLLISVELPQYTESFRKHQLDGKALPRLAVKNTTLTVTLLRILDRSHAQKLQLKALDIVLFGPPPAGRHNQWKDLVLVMSILMALGGCWFAYIQKRKSRSDLGRLMKDLEGLQRAEQSLLELQEKLQKAQEEQRCVQVEKVKVEEELRSEIDSAKEEAHRLRELREGAETERSQQIYEEQELEQVRMALRKAERELESRARLPPPDCLQKWLQLTHEVEVQYYNIKKQSAERQLLQAREGAEKIKKKKSSLFGTFHVAHSSSMDDVDHKILSAKQALAEVTAALREKLHRWQQIESLTGFCLVNNPGLAALAAALNLDPAFLGLRPPTPQHLILSDDLDDMDEDILSPGTLQCKYAAWQMDRRVSDLWPLSGMADTQSPWKDSGWPHPTSQSDAPATEDGRTSSDLQFSERYYESFGF; this comes from the exons atggagagtgtgtgttcgtggctggtgtgtgcgtgcacactgTGTGTACTTTTTGTGGGTGCTGACAGTTCACTGGACGTAGGTGACCACGCCCACCTGGACCATCAACACACCCATCTGGTTTCCCCTAGCAACACAGCCTCAG GTCTGTGTTTGATAGATCAGCTGCTCTGTCAAGATGAGAACGCTCTGCTGAGTTTTGAGGCCATCTGTAGCATTCACAAGCTGATGGACGAAGATGACGATGGAACGGTGGACATGACGGAGACAGATGAG TTTCTTAGGGAGGACCTGAAGTACCATGACTCCAAAGCCAAACACAGCAGCTTCCACCGTGTCGACCTCCACATCAGCCTGGAGGATATGTGGTTCTCCTGGAAGAGCTCTGAAG tgtataACTGGAccctgcagcaggtggaggactGGCTACTCATCAGCGTGGAGCTTCCTCAGTACACAGAAAGCTTCAGGAAACACCAGCTGGATGGAAAGGCCCTACCCAG GCTGGCGGTGAAGAACACCACTCTGACCGTGACTCTGTTGAGGATCCTGGACAGGAGTCACGctcagaagctgcagctcaaagctcTGGACATCGTGCTGTTCGGACCGCCTCCAG CAGGAAGACATAACCAGTGGAAGGATCTGGTTCTGGTGATGTCCATTCTCATGGCGCTGGGCGGATGCTGGTTTGCTTACATCCAGAAAAGGAAGTCTCGCAGTGACCTGGGAAGACTGATGAAAGACCTGGAGGGTCTGCAAAGGGCTGAGCAGagcctgctggagctgcaggagaa gctgcagaaggCTCAGGAGGAGCAGCGCTGTGTCCAGGTGgagaaggtgaaggtggaggaggagctgcggagCGAGATTGACTCGGCCAAGGAGGAGGCCCATCGCCTGCGTGAACTTCGAGAAGGAGCAGAGACCGAAAGGAGCCAACAGATATATgaagagcaggagctggagcag GTTCGTATGGCCCTGAGGAAGGCCGAGAGGGAGCTGGAGTCACGGGCGCGCCTGCCTCCACCTGACTGTCTGCAGAAGTGGCTTCAGCTGACGCACGAGGTCGAAGTTCAGTACTACAACATCAAGAAACAGAGTGCAGAGAGGCAGCTGCTTCAGGCCAGAGAGGGG GCAGAGAAgatcaagaagaagaaaagctctCTTTTTGGTACCTTTCATGTGGCACATAGTTCCTCAATGGATGACGTTGACCACAAGATCCTCTCAGCAAA acaggCTCTCGCTGAAGTGACGGCGGCTCTACGGGAGAAGCTCCACCGCTGGCAGCAGATCGAATCTCTGACCGGTTTCTGCCTGGTCAACAACCCGGGTCTGgcagctctggctgctgctctcaACCTGGACCCAGCCTTCCTTGGACTGCGACCTCCGACCCCTCAGCACCTCATTCTCTCCGATGACCTGGACGACATGGATGAAGACATCCTGTCTCCCGGGACGCTGCAATGTAAAT ACGCTGCTTGGCAGATGGACCGGCGAGTGAGCGACCTCTGGCCCCTGAGTGGGATGGCAGACACCCAATCACCATGGAAAGACTCTGGTTGGCCTCACCCCAC ctcccagtCTGATGCCCCGGCGACAGAGGATGGCAGAACCAGTTCTGACCTTCAGTTCTCAGAG AGATATTATGAGTCGTTCGGATTCTGA
- the LOC130537039 gene encoding stromal interaction molecule 1-like isoform X7, whose translation MESVCSWLVCACTLCVLFVGADSSLDVGDHAHLDHQHTHLVSPSNTASGLCLIDQLLCQDENALLSFEAICSIHKLMDEDDDGTVDMTETDEFLREDLKYHDSKAKHSSFHRVDLHISLEDMWFSWKSSEVYNWTLQQVEDWLLISVELPQYTESFRKHQLDGKALPRLAVKNTTLTVTLLRILDRSHAQKLQLKALDIVLFGPPPAGRHNQWKDLVLVMSILMALGGCWFAYIQKRKSRSDLGRLMKDLEGLQRAEQSLLELQEKLQKAQEEQRCVQVEKVKVEEELRSEIDSAKEEAHRLRELREGAETERSQQIYEEQELEQVRMALRKAERELESRARLPPPDCLQKWLQLTHEVEVQYYNIKKQSAERQLLQAREGAEKIKKKKSSLFGTFHVAHSSSMDDVDHKILSAKQALAEVTAALREKLHRWQQIESLTGFCLVNNPGLAALAAALNLDPAFLGLRPPTPQHLILSDDLDDMDEDILSPGTLQYAAWQMDRRVSDLWPLSGMADTQSPWKDSGWPHPTSQSDAPATEDGRTSSDLQFSERYYESFGF comes from the exons atggagagtgtgtgttcgtggctggtgtgtgcgtgcacactgTGTGTACTTTTTGTGGGTGCTGACAGTTCACTGGACGTAGGTGACCACGCCCACCTGGACCATCAACACACCCATCTGGTTTCCCCTAGCAACACAGCCTCAG GTCTGTGTTTGATAGATCAGCTGCTCTGTCAAGATGAGAACGCTCTGCTGAGTTTTGAGGCCATCTGTAGCATTCACAAGCTGATGGACGAAGATGACGATGGAACGGTGGACATGACGGAGACAGATGAG TTTCTTAGGGAGGACCTGAAGTACCATGACTCCAAAGCCAAACACAGCAGCTTCCACCGTGTCGACCTCCACATCAGCCTGGAGGATATGTGGTTCTCCTGGAAGAGCTCTGAAG tgtataACTGGAccctgcagcaggtggaggactGGCTACTCATCAGCGTGGAGCTTCCTCAGTACACAGAAAGCTTCAGGAAACACCAGCTGGATGGAAAGGCCCTACCCAG GCTGGCGGTGAAGAACACCACTCTGACCGTGACTCTGTTGAGGATCCTGGACAGGAGTCACGctcagaagctgcagctcaaagctcTGGACATCGTGCTGTTCGGACCGCCTCCAG CAGGAAGACATAACCAGTGGAAGGATCTGGTTCTGGTGATGTCCATTCTCATGGCGCTGGGCGGATGCTGGTTTGCTTACATCCAGAAAAGGAAGTCTCGCAGTGACCTGGGAAGACTGATGAAAGACCTGGAGGGTCTGCAAAGGGCTGAGCAGagcctgctggagctgcaggagaa gctgcagaaggCTCAGGAGGAGCAGCGCTGTGTCCAGGTGgagaaggtgaaggtggaggaggagctgcggagCGAGATTGACTCGGCCAAGGAGGAGGCCCATCGCCTGCGTGAACTTCGAGAAGGAGCAGAGACCGAAAGGAGCCAACAGATATATgaagagcaggagctggagcag GTTCGTATGGCCCTGAGGAAGGCCGAGAGGGAGCTGGAGTCACGGGCGCGCCTGCCTCCACCTGACTGTCTGCAGAAGTGGCTTCAGCTGACGCACGAGGTCGAAGTTCAGTACTACAACATCAAGAAACAGAGTGCAGAGAGGCAGCTGCTTCAGGCCAGAGAGGGG GCAGAGAAgatcaagaagaagaaaagctctCTTTTTGGTACCTTTCATGTGGCACATAGTTCCTCAATGGATGACGTTGACCACAAGATCCTCTCAGCAAA acaggCTCTCGCTGAAGTGACGGCGGCTCTACGGGAGAAGCTCCACCGCTGGCAGCAGATCGAATCTCTGACCGGTTTCTGCCTGGTCAACAACCCGGGTCTGgcagctctggctgctgctctcaACCTGGACCCAGCCTTCCTTGGACTGCGACCTCCGACCCCTCAGCACCTCATTCTCTCCGATGACCTGGACGACATGGATGAAGACATCCTGTCTCCCGGGACGCTGCAAT ACGCTGCTTGGCAGATGGACCGGCGAGTGAGCGACCTCTGGCCCCTGAGTGGGATGGCAGACACCCAATCACCATGGAAAGACTCTGGTTGGCCTCACCCCAC ctcccagtCTGATGCCCCGGCGACAGAGGATGGCAGAACCAGTTCTGACCTTCAGTTCTCAGAG AGATATTATGAGTCGTTCGGATTCTGA